The genomic interval CTTGATAAGGTCTTTGCTTAAGAATATTTTCTTCGCCATATATAGGAAACAGTATGGCTTCTGCAACGGCTATAGCAGCTTGTTTGTCTTTAATAATAGGTTTCATTCCTGCAAGAAGTAAACCCTTGGTTTCCAGAGAACGCTTTATGAATTCCTTTGCATAGGTACTGTCTTCAGAAATTTGTGAAGTAATTTTATAGGAGGTGTTTTCTCGCAAGACAATAGAATCCCCAGTATTATGGCGATCAATAGTTTATTCATTGTGACCTTGTGTAATTCTGTAATTCAATCACTCATTCGCCACTAACAGGCTTAGTTGCTCTGGTCATTTCTCTTTTGCCGGGAGGTCCCTGAAGGGTTTCTACCAGCCATCCGGTTTCTTTCAAATCCCGTTTAAACTGGCCTTTGGCACTGTAAGTAAGCAATATACCTCCTGGAGTGGTGATATCATAAAGCTTTTTCAGCATGGGTTTTTCCCAGATCTGCGGATGTTTGGAAGGAGCAAAGGCATCAAAATAGATCAGGTCGAAAATCCACATCGGTTTAAAATCTTCCAGCGTATAGGGCATTTTCCGTAACTCAAACTCAGGAGTAAGCGATATGAATTTCTCCCATTCTGTCCGGTGCAGCTGTTGAAACAAACGGTTGCGGTACTCTGTCGTATGCAGCATCTGCGGATAATTCAGCTGATCAACGAGCGAGATGTCTACCGGATGGGGTTCAACCGCTACATAATGTACTTTGGCATCGGAATGCAACACCTGGTTTATCGTGAGCCAGGCATTCAGCCCGGTACCCATTCCCACTTCCAGCACCCAGATATCCCGTTTTACCTCCAGCATATAATCCAGACCAGATTTAATAAATACATGCATTGACTCCTGTACGGCTCCATGTACAGAGTGATAACTTTCGTCCAGGTCAGAATTGTATAAGGTGTGGGAACCATCGCTTGTCAGGCGAATCTCAATTGGCATACCAAGCGGGCGTTAAAATCCTTGACATAAAAAACTACCGTTCACTAAAGAAAGTTTATTGTACGTAAAAATGTCGCCGGAAGCATCCAGTACTTTCCCACCAGCGGCGGTAAGGATGGCTTGTCCGGCAGCAGTATCCCATTCCATGGTAGGCCCATGCCGGTAATAAATGTCCGCTTTTCCTTCAGCCACCAGGCAGAACTTCAGTGAACTCCCAATAGAAATTGTCTCCACCACATCATATGGCTTTAACACTTCCTCTTCTGCCGGATCAGCATGTGAACGGCTTCCTACAGCGGTCAGTTGATTTTTTTTACGGTTTACCTGAATAGCTACTGGTTCCTGCTTTTCTTCTTGCTTAAAAGCGCCAGTACCCACCATCCCATAATACAAGGTTTGTAGTACCGGGGCATAAATCACCCCAATGACAGGCTGTTTATTTACGATAAGGGCTATATTTACAGTAAAGGCTCCATTGCGCTTAATAAATTCCTTGGTACCATCCAGCGGATCTACGAGCCAGAAAGCTGTCCAGTCTTTCCGGATTTCGTAAGCCGTATGTTTTCCTTCTTCAGAAATGATCGGAATCTGCGGATACATTGACTGCAGGCCTGCAGTAATAATTTCATCAGATTCATGGTCGGCCAGGGTAAGCGGCGACTGGTCTGCTTTCAGCTGGGTAATGGAAGAAAAATCTTCATAACCATATATTTCCATAATTTTTATCCCGGCTTGTATAGCCAGTTCATTTATGGAAGTAACGTCTATTGATCGGGGAAGGAGGCTTTCTGTGCTTGACATCCTGTAATATTACAATATTTGTAATACTTTTGCGAGAATAAATCCCTAAGACTTTTGCAAAACATTCATCCCATATTCGATAAAGTACTTTCCAGGCAGCATAAAGAGCAATTGCTTCAACAAAAATCCGTTGTCATCTGGATGATCGGATTGTCTGGCTCCGGTAAAAGTACGATAGCCAAAGAGGTGGAGAAATCCCTTCATCAGCAAGGCTTTCTCACGCAGCTACTGGATGGTGACAACCTCCGAACAGGCATCAACAACAACCTGGGCTTCAGCGAAGCCGACCGCCTGGAAAACATCCGCAGATCAGCAGAAACTGCAAAACTGTTTTTGAACTGTGGTATTATCACGATTTGCTCCTTTATAAGTCCCACTAAACAAATCCGGGAACTGGCAGCAGGTGTGATCGGACAAGAAGATTTCCTGGAAGTATATGTAAATGCGCCATTTGAAGAATGCGAACGTCGGGACGTGAAAGGCTTATATGCCAAAGCGAGAAAAGGCGAGATCAAGAATTTTACCGGACTCGATGCGCCATTCGAAGCCCCTGAACAGCCCTTCCTGGAACTTCGCACCGATCAGAAAGACCTCCCAACTTGTACACAGGAATTATTGCAGGCGATTTTACCCAGAATCCAGATAAGCTAATTGTATTTATTTCGTTGTTAGCAGCAAGTAGAGATAGTAAAAATAATATGGAATGACTTCAGGTGGATTAGTTTTGTTCATAGGAGGAGCTTTTTTTTCAATAATATCTTTTAAGCGATATAAACAGGAGAAGCGATTGAAAAATAATGGAATAAAAACTACCGGTATAATTGTAGATATAATTGAAAAAGTAGATGATGGAACCTTTTATCATCCCATAATTGAATTTAAAACTATTAAAGGTGAAGTGGTCAAATTTGAAGGAGTATCTTCTATGGATAAACCAATAATAAATGATCAAATAGAATTGCTTTACAATGAAGATAACCCTCAAGAGGCTGTGGAAGAAGATGGTGTTGCATCCAAAGGTGGAATATACTTTGCAATAGTATTGTTAATACTCTCCTTGTTAGATCTTTTTTCTATTATTAATTTAACCTATGAATCAGGGACACCCAAAACATAATTATAAAATAAACTATGCTGCTAACACTAAACCCTGCTATCTAAGCTAAAACCTAAGCAAAGGCAGGGTATGTGAGGGTTTATGTTAAGTTGGTTGTTCGTTATTGATTGTCAGGTATATATTGCCTATGTTTAAATCACAAACATGAAATTAATTCATCATGATTTGCCAGTAACTAATAACGAACAACCAACAACCATTACTTACCTTCTCTCAAAGCGTTCGCCGTCGAGAATCATGAATGTAACTCCATTGGCATCTATCTGCGGGCGTTCATCTATATCAAATTTTTTACGGGGAAGCGAAGAAGTTTCTTTGTTGCTGGTAAATACAATCTTATCACTTCTGACCGTAACATATCCTTCGCAGGTTAAGCCGCCCCACTTTCTGGTATTACAGACGCCATATCCATTGCTGTAGATTTGCAAGGCATACGTTTTAGAATCCCAGTCACCCCGGTAGACCAGGTCATCATCGTCGAGTTGGCGCTGGCAGGAAAGCAAACCAACAGATAAAATCAGCAGGAATAAAGGAAGTAGCTTTTTCATAGGAAGTCTGGTTAAAGTCTATACATAGATTCAGTAAATGAGGACGGGTAAAACCTTGGAAACAAGATGTTTCTGGCAAAGTAATAACGATCTCAGAGCAAAAATCATGCATTCGTTGTATACTATTTTACTTCGCTGAAAAAACAATCCGTCTCAAAGATTATTACTATTGCTCAAAGAAAAAAGTTTTAGAATAGCCCTTTGGATTTTCTATTTCCTGCACCAGAACTTTATAGTTCCGGATGCCTTCTTTCCGGAAAGCAGCTATATCAAAGCGGATCAGGTTTTTGTTTTTAGAAGAGGTAAGCATATATGCTTTTTTCAGCAGTTTATCGGTAGAGGCATTGATTAGCAGAATCTGAACGTTCATCTTTTTGCGGATGGGAACTTCTACTGTCAATATATCTTCCGGTGCAGGTTTGGCTTTTGGAAGCGGATGAATCTGAATATTTACTTCTTTAAGCAGATAATTTTTTTGCTGGCTGGTACTTCCAATAATTTTATAGGTATACATGCCTTCCTTTTGTACCGTATCGGTGTGAGTATAGCTATTTTGCCTGGAGCCAAAGGTATTAGTTACCGCAGCAAAACGAGTGAGTTCCAAAGATTTCTTTTCTGACTGATGGCGGCGCAGGATGTAAAACCCGGTTAGTTCGTCCCGTAAGGAATCTGGTAGCATCCATTGCAATTGCACCAGACTATCCTGTGCCTGAGCCATAGTTTCTACAGGTTGGGGTAAGCTAGTCACCGCAAAATCCGGCATCCGGGTGCGCAAGGTAAGTTCAAACTGGCAGAAATCATTCAGATACCCGTCTATATTCACCAGGTAGGTATGGTTCGCCTGTAAACTGTCAAGCGTGAGCGAAATATCATCCTGGTAACCGGTGGAATAACAAACGAGATGTGTATACGTGGAAGGTTTACAAGCTTCGCCATCAATCACTAGTG from Rhodocytophaga rosea carries:
- a CDS encoding NTF2 fold immunity protein encodes the protein MRENTSYKITSQISEDSTYAKEFIKRSLETKGLLLAGMKPIIKDKQAAIAVAEAILFPIYGEENILKQRPYQVYKTELYWVITGTLPEGYKGGVFEIAIDATDARVIGLTHGK
- the mnmD gene encoding tRNA (5-methylaminomethyl-2-thiouridine)(34)-methyltransferase MnmD; its protein translation is MPIEIRLTSDGSHTLYNSDLDESYHSVHGAVQESMHVFIKSGLDYMLEVKRDIWVLEVGMGTGLNAWLTINQVLHSDAKVHYVAVEPHPVDISLVDQLNYPQMLHTTEYRNRLFQQLHRTEWEKFISLTPEFELRKMPYTLEDFKPMWIFDLIYFDAFAPSKHPQIWEKPMLKKLYDITTPGGILLTYSAKGQFKRDLKETGWLVETLQGPPGKREMTRATKPVSGE
- the cysQ gene encoding 3'(2'),5'-bisphosphate nucleotidase CysQ produces the protein MSSTESLLPRSIDVTSINELAIQAGIKIMEIYGYEDFSSITQLKADQSPLTLADHESDEIITAGLQSMYPQIPIISEEGKHTAYEIRKDWTAFWLVDPLDGTKEFIKRNGAFTVNIALIVNKQPVIGVIYAPVLQTLYYGMVGTGAFKQEEKQEPVAIQVNRKKNQLTAVGSRSHADPAEEEVLKPYDVVETISIGSSLKFCLVAEGKADIYYRHGPTMEWDTAAGQAILTAAGGKVLDASGDIFTYNKLSLVNGSFLCQGF
- the cysC gene encoding adenylyl-sulfate kinase, with translation MQNIHPIFDKVLSRQHKEQLLQQKSVVIWMIGLSGSGKSTIAKEVEKSLHQQGFLTQLLDGDNLRTGINNNLGFSEADRLENIRRSAETAKLFLNCGIITICSFISPTKQIRELAAGVIGQEDFLEVYVNAPFEECERRDVKGLYAKARKGEIKNFTGLDAPFEAPEQPFLELRTDQKDLPTCTQELLQAILPRIQIS
- a CDS encoding DUF3592 domain-containing protein, which encodes MTSGGLVLFIGGAFFSIISFKRYKQEKRLKNNGIKTTGIIVDIIEKVDDGTFYHPIIEFKTIKGEVVKFEGVSSMDKPIINDQIELLYNEDNPQEAVEEDGVASKGGIYFAIVLLILSLLDLFSIINLTYESGTPKT